Proteins encoded within one genomic window of Saccharopolyspora pogona:
- the ltrA gene encoding group II intron reverse transcriptase/maturase: MTMLETTAVADGGDMVNGPEDRSLDWDAVKWRLVEDEVRRLRQRIFAASQAGDHKKVRNLQKLMVRSRSNALLSVRRVTEINAGRKTAGIDGKVVVTPEQKADLADWLVHQAEPWSPRPVKRVYVPKSNGRRRPLGIPVIADRCLQALAVNALEPEWEARFEPKSYGFRPGRGCHDAIVAIHTTASRTDAKRLWVLDADLKTAFDRLNHDHICESLGTFPARELVRQWLKAGVIEDGRFAPTGEGAPQGGVISPLLLNVALHGMETAAGVRYHLTGTRAGKTMSGCPAVIRYADDLIALCHSREQAVQVKARLAEWLAPRGLVFNEDKTRITHLEDQGVDFLGFSIRRYPNGKLLTKPSNDALRRIRKRLSTEAKALRGANADAVIAKLNPIIVGWAAYYRIGVSKRAFKALDAHVWRLVYKWARFTHPNKPIRWVTARYFGKFNPSRQDSWVFGSQNTGFYLRKFAWTAIVRHRMVAGAASPDDPTLTDYWATRRRRGKPPVGKTTLRLLQAQRWRCSICRGLLLHADREPQSPQQWEQWLAATRKAIRKHAVTAWGAGTPDERTADRLIHARCQRRITGNSSGNSTSACL; this comes from the coding sequence ATGACCATGCTGGAGACGACCGCGGTCGCTGACGGCGGCGACATGGTGAACGGACCCGAGGACCGAAGTCTCGACTGGGATGCTGTGAAATGGCGGCTGGTCGAGGATGAGGTACGGCGGCTGCGTCAGCGGATCTTCGCGGCGTCACAGGCAGGGGACCACAAGAAGGTCCGCAATTTACAGAAGTTGATGGTGCGTTCCCGCAGCAACGCGCTGCTTTCGGTGCGGCGGGTGACGGAAATCAACGCTGGTCGCAAGACAGCCGGGATCGACGGCAAGGTCGTGGTGACACCGGAACAGAAGGCCGATCTGGCCGATTGGCTGGTGCACCAGGCCGAACCGTGGTCCCCTCGGCCGGTCAAGCGGGTGTATGTGCCCAAAAGCAACGGGCGCCGCCGCCCGCTCGGAATTCCCGTGATCGCCGACAGATGCCTTCAAGCTCTGGCGGTCAATGCTCTGGAACCCGAGTGGGAGGCCCGGTTCGAACCGAAGTCTTATGGGTTCAGGCCGGGACGTGGTTGCCACGACGCGATCGTGGCGATCCACACGACGGCGAGCCGCACCGACGCGAAACGTCTGTGGGTGCTCGACGCCGATCTCAAGACGGCATTCGACCGGCTCAACCACGACCACATCTGCGAGTCACTCGGGACGTTCCCGGCTCGGGAACTCGTCCGGCAGTGGTTGAAAGCGGGTGTGATCGAGGATGGCCGGTTCGCCCCGACTGGGGAGGGTGCTCCTCAGGGTGGGGTGATCAGCCCGTTGCTACTGAACGTTGCTCTGCATGGGATGGAGACCGCCGCCGGTGTCCGGTATCACCTCACCGGCACACGTGCCGGCAAGACGATGTCCGGCTGTCCGGCGGTTATCCGTTATGCCGACGACCTGATCGCCTTGTGTCACTCCCGTGAGCAGGCAGTGCAGGTCAAGGCGCGGCTTGCGGAATGGTTGGCTCCCAGGGGTTTGGTCTTCAACGAGGACAAGACCCGGATTACACACCTTGAAGATCAGGGCGTGGATTTCTTGGGGTTCAGCATCCGCCGTTACCCCAACGGGAAGCTGTTGACCAAGCCGAGCAACGACGCGCTGCGACGGATCCGGAAACGGCTGTCTACCGAGGCGAAAGCCCTACGTGGGGCCAACGCTGACGCGGTGATCGCCAAGCTCAACCCGATTATCGTCGGGTGGGCCGCCTACTATCGGATCGGGGTGTCCAAGCGGGCGTTCAAGGCGTTGGACGCTCACGTGTGGAGACTGGTCTACAAGTGGGCCAGGTTCACTCATCCGAACAAGCCGATCCGCTGGGTGACTGCCCGGTACTTCGGCAAGTTCAACCCATCCAGGCAGGACTCGTGGGTGTTCGGTAGCCAGAACACTGGCTTCTATCTCCGCAAGTTCGCCTGGACCGCGATCGTCCGGCACCGGATGGTGGCCGGGGCGGCGTCTCCGGATGATCCGACCTTGACCGACTACTGGGCCACGCGGCGTCGCCGCGGCAAACCCCCGGTGGGCAAGACCACGCTGCGCTTGTTGCAGGCGCAGCGTTGGCGATGCTCGATATGCCGAGGGTTGTTGCTGCACGCCGATCGTGAGCCACAAAGCCCTCAGCAGTGGGAACAGTGGCTTGCGGCTACCCGCAAGGCGATCCGCAAACACGCGGTCACCGCGTGGGGTGCTGGCACGCCGGACGAACGCACCGCAGACCGTCTCATACACGCCCGCTGCCAGCGCCGGATCACCGGCAACAGCAGCGGAAACAGCACTTCTGCCTGCCTATGA
- the serS gene encoding serine--tRNA ligase, with translation MLDKRFIRDNPDAVKEAVRLKGVDLDVDELLALDETTRKLQHELDQGQARKRTLSKGFAKADATQREELRAESAELDQQLKQLRDALDESNTRLNDLLLITPNVPWDKAPVGLDESANVTIKTWGQKPEFDFSPLDHVELTEKRGWAEFARARKVAGERAYALTGDLVLLERALHSYALDLLTAKGFTPVSVPALVKEAPLVGSGMFPKGREETYELPADNAFLAGTAEVALVGLHSGEILDKNRLPILYAGISPCFRREIGSASRDVRGLLRVHQFEKVEQFVLCEADAMESARWHTELLASAEQILQDLGLHYEVVECATGDMGLGKFRMNDINTWFPSLDMLRETHSCSTLHDWQARRANLRYRDSDGKVRFVHTLNNTAVATPRLLAAVIENYQTKDHEVRVPEVLRPYLGNREVL, from the coding sequence ATGCTTGACAAACGCTTCATCCGGGACAACCCCGATGCGGTGAAGGAAGCCGTCCGCCTCAAGGGCGTTGACTTGGACGTCGATGAGTTGCTTGCCCTCGATGAGACGACCCGCAAGCTGCAACATGAACTCGATCAGGGGCAGGCCCGGAAGCGGACGCTGTCGAAGGGGTTCGCGAAGGCGGATGCTACCCAGCGTGAAGAATTGCGTGCGGAAAGCGCCGAACTCGACCAGCAGTTGAAGCAGCTCCGCGACGCTCTCGATGAAAGCAACACGCGACTGAACGACCTCCTGCTGATCACACCCAACGTTCCGTGGGACAAGGCACCCGTCGGTCTTGATGAGTCTGCCAACGTGACCATCAAGACCTGGGGGCAGAAGCCGGAATTCGACTTTTCGCCACTGGATCATGTGGAGCTGACCGAAAAGCGTGGCTGGGCAGAATTCGCTAGGGCACGCAAGGTTGCAGGTGAGCGCGCATACGCTCTGACTGGCGATCTGGTCCTGCTGGAGCGAGCCCTGCATTCCTATGCATTGGATCTGCTAACTGCAAAAGGATTCACTCCGGTTTCTGTTCCCGCGCTTGTCAAGGAAGCGCCCCTGGTGGGAAGTGGAATGTTTCCGAAAGGGAGAGAGGAAACTTACGAACTTCCAGCGGATAACGCCTTTCTCGCTGGCACCGCCGAAGTAGCCTTGGTTGGATTGCATTCGGGCGAGATTCTGGACAAAAACCGTCTCCCGATCCTCTATGCCGGCATATCACCGTGCTTCCGGCGTGAGATCGGGAGTGCTAGCCGGGACGTTCGTGGCCTTCTGCGGGTACACCAGTTCGAGAAAGTCGAGCAGTTCGTACTCTGCGAGGCCGATGCGATGGAATCGGCACGGTGGCACACGGAGTTGCTGGCGTCTGCCGAGCAGATCCTCCAGGATCTGGGCCTGCACTACGAGGTCGTCGAGTGCGCGACCGGTGACATGGGGCTCGGCAAGTTCCGCATGAACGACATCAACACATGGTTCCCCTCGCTGGACATGCTGCGCGAGACACACAGTTGCTCGACGTTGCATGATTGGCAAGCTCGGCGGGCGAATCTGCGTTACCGTGACTCTGATGGCAAGGTGCGGTTCGTACACACGCTTAACAACACGGCGGTTGCCACTCCGCGCCTGCTTGCTGCCGTGATCGAGAACTATCAGACAAAGGATCACGAAGTTCGCGTCCCCGAGGTGTTGCGTCCATACCTCGGCAATCGCGAGGTCCTTTGA
- a CDS encoding SRPBCC family protein, which yields MPVTDVQHDVDNLTLTITAEFAAPAERVWQVYADPRQLERVWGPPSHPATFVDHDLRPGGRVTYYMTGPEGEKYCGWWEVKTVDEPREFTFEDGFADEDFNPLPDMPVSHNTYTFSDIDGRTRATFVGRYASAEALQKVLDMGIIEGATSAINQIDELLAA from the coding sequence ATGCCCGTCACCGACGTCCAGCACGACGTGGACAACCTGACCCTGACCATCACCGCCGAGTTCGCCGCACCCGCGGAGCGCGTGTGGCAGGTCTACGCCGACCCACGCCAGCTCGAGCGAGTCTGGGGACCGCCCTCGCACCCCGCGACGTTCGTCGACCACGACCTGCGGCCCGGCGGACGGGTCACCTACTACATGACCGGCCCCGAAGGCGAGAAGTACTGCGGCTGGTGGGAGGTGAAAACGGTCGACGAGCCACGCGAATTCACCTTCGAGGACGGTTTCGCCGACGAGGACTTCAACCCGCTGCCGGACATGCCGGTCTCTCACAACACCTACACCTTCAGCGATATCGACGGCCGCACCCGCGCCACCTTCGTCGGCCGCTACGCCTCGGCCGAGGCTCTGCAGAAAGTGCTGGACATGGGGATCATCGAAGGCGCCACGTCCGCCATCAACCAGATCGACGAGCTGCTCGCAGCGTGA
- a CDS encoding ArsR/SmtB family transcription factor: MDDSEAEDRADALFHALADRTRRDILRRVLVGEHSVTALAAKYEMSFAAVQKHVAVLERAGLVTKRRSGREHLATGEVEAVRSVASMLGELEEVWRGRVARIDELLATEEKARIDKGE, from the coding sequence GTGGATGACAGCGAGGCCGAGGACAGGGCAGACGCCCTTTTCCACGCACTCGCCGACCGAACCCGGCGCGACATCCTGCGTCGCGTTCTGGTCGGTGAACACTCGGTCACGGCGCTCGCCGCGAAGTACGAGATGAGCTTCGCGGCTGTGCAGAAACACGTCGCCGTCCTCGAACGCGCGGGCCTTGTCACCAAGCGCCGCAGCGGACGCGAGCACCTTGCCACCGGCGAGGTGGAGGCGGTGCGCTCAGTGGCCTCGATGCTGGGCGAGCTCGAAGAGGTGTGGCGCGGCCGCGTCGCCCGCATCGACGAGCTCCTCGCCACTGAGGAAAAGGCCAGAATCGACAAAGGAGAATGA
- a CDS encoding transposase domain-containing protein, whose protein sequence is MDTQSVITRTSTVAGGRFAPGHLGELTQLVPFEMVDEALAQTRTVQQRVRDLPSRVVVYLLLAACLFPEIGYSGVWRKLTAALGGLPIVTPTPSGLSQARRRVGTAPLRWLFDLLRGPAATPRTPGTR, encoded by the coding sequence TTGGATACTCAGTCTGTCATCACGCGCACGAGCACGGTGGCCGGGGGCCGGTTTGCGCCCGGCCATCTGGGCGAGCTGACCCAGCTTGTGCCGTTCGAGATGGTCGATGAGGCGTTGGCCCAGACCCGGACGGTGCAGCAGCGGGTCAGGGATCTGCCCTCACGGGTGGTGGTCTACCTGCTGCTGGCCGCCTGCCTGTTCCCCGAGATCGGGTATTCGGGCGTGTGGCGCAAGCTCACCGCCGCACTGGGTGGCCTGCCCATCGTGACACCGACCCCCAGCGGGCTCTCCCAGGCCCGCCGACGGGTCGGGACAGCGCCGCTGCGGTGGCTGTTCGACCTGTTGCGTGGCCCGGCCGCCACCCCGCGGACACCGGGAACCCGCTGA
- a CDS encoding IS4 family transposase produces the protein MICAIDGTTLTVSDTPATVTAFSKQRGNHGGTGYPQARLVALLACGTRTVIDAAFGPTTSGETTYTRGLLRSLRPGVILLADRNFGAQDLLTEIAATGAHVLVRLKNGRKTPVLVRYPDGSYLSRLGGLPVRVIDCEITISTTAGRQTGVYRLATTLLDPHRYPAGELISLYHQRWEIETAYLELKSSIPGGRVLRARTPTGVVQEIYALLVVYQLLRTAMTDATNTQPATDPDRASLSIAWQTARDQVIQAAGVIAGTVIDLVGTIGRHVLDNLLPDRRLRVCPRIVKRAISKYQARGPRVDRTSYKATLGVDILTPTDP, from the coding sequence ATGATCTGCGCGATCGACGGCACCACCCTGACCGTGTCCGACACCCCCGCCACCGTGACCGCGTTCAGCAAACAGCGCGGTAACCACGGTGGCACCGGCTACCCTCAGGCCCGTCTCGTGGCGCTGCTGGCCTGCGGCACCCGCACCGTCATCGACGCCGCGTTCGGGCCCACCACCTCGGGTGAAACCACCTACACCCGAGGGCTCCTGCGCAGTCTGCGACCGGGGGTGATCCTGCTGGCCGACCGTAACTTCGGTGCGCAGGATCTCCTCACCGAGATCGCGGCCACCGGAGCCCACGTCCTGGTTCGGCTGAAAAACGGCCGTAAGACACCGGTCCTGGTCCGCTATCCCGACGGCTCGTACCTCTCAAGGCTGGGCGGGCTACCGGTGCGCGTCATCGATTGTGAGATCACCATCTCCACCACCGCCGGAAGACAAACCGGTGTCTACCGGCTGGCCACCACCCTGCTCGACCCGCACCGCTACCCGGCGGGCGAGTTGATCAGCTTGTACCACCAGCGTTGGGAGATCGAAACCGCCTACCTGGAACTGAAATCCAGCATCCCGGGCGGACGTGTCCTGCGTGCCCGCACCCCGACCGGCGTGGTCCAGGAGATCTATGCCTTGCTGGTGGTCTACCAACTCCTGCGTACCGCCATGACCGACGCCACCAACACCCAACCGGCCACCGATCCGGACCGGGCCAGCCTCTCCATCGCCTGGCAAACCGCCCGCGACCAGGTCATCCAGGCCGCCGGTGTCATCGCCGGCACCGTCATCGACCTGGTCGGCACGATCGGCCGGCATGTCCTGGACAACCTGCTACCCGATCGGCGACTGCGGGTGTGTCCCCGCATCGTCAAGCGCGCCATCTCCAAATACCAGGCACGAGGCCCTCGCGTTGACCGGACCAGCTACAAAGCCACCCTCGGCGTCGACATTCTGACGCCCACAGATCCTTGA
- a CDS encoding IS701 family transposase, translated as MGELLEGLRWCFRRIEPFVQARKYVRAVMSEMPKRNGWTVAQHVGDRTPDRTQRLLNRACWDEGAAMTEIRRFAVSGLEEAARKGGRRRGKLVIGALDETGQQKKGESTAGVKRQHMGCAGRVENGINTVHLSYVREGTGHALIGFRQWIPGEHITDPVRSRHMGLPADLTFRTKGQLAIDICTTAASDGIRPDFYCGDEVYGNCTELREHFEAGQQAYVLRVQKNFWITLPSGLVLSCAQATKTFLQGLKHKRRWEIRSAGKGSKGDRWYAWAWISTASPRHYLLIRKHLRTGELAFHYCFVPEGQLLTKARLIRAAGLRWPVEEGFEFGKDYFGLDQSQARLYTAIARHTVLVCAALAVCAVTAALLRDRTDSQAPEPAHPDQPPPTDPGLIPLTIPEIKHLIANTTPQPPEHKTHWVNWRRKHQARSRWFHKRTRLARNIDITQVS; from the coding sequence CTGGGTGAGTTGCTGGAGGGGCTGCGCTGGTGTTTCCGGCGGATTGAGCCGTTCGTGCAGGCCCGTAAGTATGTGCGGGCGGTGATGAGCGAGATGCCGAAGCGGAACGGGTGGACGGTTGCTCAGCATGTCGGGGACCGGACCCCGGACCGGACGCAGCGGCTGCTGAACCGGGCGTGCTGGGATGAGGGTGCGGCAATGACCGAGATCCGGCGGTTCGCGGTGTCCGGGCTGGAGGAGGCAGCCCGCAAGGGCGGGCGGCGGCGCGGGAAGCTCGTGATCGGGGCACTGGATGAGACCGGGCAGCAGAAGAAAGGCGAGTCCACCGCGGGCGTCAAACGCCAGCATATGGGCTGCGCGGGCCGGGTGGAGAACGGGATCAACACGGTGCACCTGTCCTATGTGCGCGAAGGCACCGGGCACGCGTTGATCGGGTTCCGGCAGTGGATTCCCGGCGAGCACATCACAGACCCGGTGCGGTCGCGGCACATGGGGCTACCGGCAGACCTGACCTTCCGCACCAAAGGACAGCTGGCCATCGACATCTGCACCACGGCGGCCTCGGACGGGATACGGCCCGATTTCTACTGCGGCGACGAGGTTTACGGCAACTGCACCGAGTTGCGGGAGCACTTCGAGGCCGGCCAGCAAGCCTATGTGCTGCGGGTCCAGAAGAACTTCTGGATCACCCTGCCCAGCGGCCTCGTGCTCTCCTGCGCCCAAGCCACCAAGACCTTTCTGCAGGGACTGAAACACAAGCGGCGGTGGGAAATCCGCTCGGCCGGCAAGGGCTCCAAAGGCGACCGGTGGTACGCGTGGGCCTGGATCAGCACCGCCTCGCCCCGGCACTACCTGCTCATCCGCAAGCATCTGCGCACCGGCGAACTGGCCTTCCACTACTGCTTCGTGCCCGAAGGACAACTGCTCACCAAAGCGAGGCTGATCCGCGCCGCCGGACTCCGCTGGCCCGTCGAGGAAGGATTCGAGTTCGGCAAGGACTACTTCGGCCTGGACCAGTCCCAGGCCAGGCTCTACACCGCGATCGCCCGGCACACCGTGCTCGTCTGCGCCGCCCTCGCTGTCTGCGCCGTCACCGCCGCATTGCTGCGCGACCGCACCGACAGCCAAGCCCCCGAACCAGCACACCCGGACCAGCCCCCACCCACCGACCCCGGCCTGATCCCGCTCACCATCCCCGAGATCAAGCACCTGATCGCCAACACCACACCCCAGCCACCCGAACACAAAACCCACTGGGTGAACTGGCGTCGCAAACACCAAGCACGATCACGCTGGTTCCACAAACGCACCAGACTCGCCCGCAACATCGACATCACCCAGGTCAGCTAG
- a CDS encoding transposase family protein, which yields MVTYSAKLDVPRELVLFLSKLLAGERRRKGTRKGRRALTTFWQAVLVLRWFRDRTDTTKLARDHGVARATGNRYVDEGIEALAAQAPDLHDALQRAKDNGDAYLILDGKNFSSDRLGEKTTSTKGTEIDLWYSGKTREQAGNIQALTDPDGFPLWVSDVEPGSVHDITAAENHVLGALYWAYSQLDLPTLADGGYQGAGAGVLTPIKHPKTSKGRPLDVDNQTYNKLLRGLRALGERGFALLTGRWRALRHFTTSPRKIGPIVKAALVLTQFEHGRLA from the coding sequence GTGGTCACGTATTCTGCCAAACTCGATGTTCCCCGTGAACTGGTGCTCTTCCTCAGCAAGCTGCTGGCCGGTGAACGCCGCCGGAAAGGGACCCGCAAGGGGCGCCGGGCGTTGACCACGTTCTGGCAGGCTGTGCTGGTCCTGCGGTGGTTCCGCGACCGCACCGACACCACCAAACTGGCCCGCGATCACGGTGTCGCCCGCGCGACCGGCAACCGGTATGTCGACGAGGGCATCGAGGCGCTGGCCGCGCAGGCCCCGGATCTGCACGACGCCCTGCAACGGGCCAAAGACAACGGCGACGCCTATCTGATCCTGGACGGCAAAAACTTCTCCTCCGACCGTCTCGGCGAAAAGACCACCAGCACCAAAGGCACCGAGATCGACCTGTGGTACTCCGGGAAAACCCGCGAACAAGCCGGCAACATCCAAGCACTGACGGACCCGGACGGGTTCCCGCTGTGGGTCTCCGACGTCGAGCCCGGGTCCGTCCACGACATCACCGCCGCTGAAAACCACGTCCTCGGCGCCCTGTACTGGGCTTACTCCCAGCTCGACCTGCCCACCCTGGCCGACGGCGGCTACCAGGGTGCCGGAGCCGGGGTCCTCACCCCGATCAAACACCCCAAAACCAGCAAAGGCCGCCCACTCGACGTCGACAACCAGACCTACAACAAACTGCTGCGCGGCCTGCGCGCCCTCGGCGAACGTGGATTCGCCCTGCTCACCGGCCGTTGGCGCGCCCTACGACACTTCACCACCAGCCCCCGCAAAATCGGCCCCATCGTCAAAGCCGCACTCGTACTCACCCAATTCGAACACGGCCGACTCGCATAA
- a CDS encoding Fic family protein: MLRSRTHRAAATAEQALGRLDEAAQRLPDRAAVVRATQLRGVQNSAGIDGVYAALHEVLLQELPGLQDTSGVPTLLRCYMEASDHASGALERGRPLDVTLLGELSALMAHDKAGKTAADKDAYWRRDHSWLGGPAEQAWLLCTPPGPHLHAAAAQWSTWANGECELPLVGQIAIGYYQFEVLRPFAVGSGHLARLYIGLELMRSGALRDQVLPVSAWFDRHHEEYCAQLRRVVETGLWDDWVVFIAEAIRQQCGEQIRLISELERLRSQHLAHIGSGGSVRQVAAGLIGHPVTNHRQIAQRYGISLKSATEVCRRLVASGILSLWKHRRYRKVFICPEMIDLLTCNEPFPPEADREVFTPAP, encoded by the coding sequence GTGCTGCGCTCTCGGACGCACCGTGCTGCGGCCACTGCGGAGCAGGCGTTGGGCCGGTTGGACGAGGCGGCACAGCGGCTGCCTGACCGCGCGGCGGTGGTGCGTGCGACACAGCTCCGGGGCGTGCAGAACTCGGCGGGGATCGACGGTGTGTACGCGGCGTTGCACGAGGTATTGCTCCAGGAACTTCCTGGGCTACAGGACACGAGCGGCGTGCCGACACTGCTCCGGTGTTACATGGAGGCCAGTGATCATGCCTCTGGTGCTCTCGAGAGGGGGCGGCCGCTCGATGTGACGCTCCTGGGGGAACTGTCGGCGCTGATGGCGCACGACAAGGCAGGAAAGACTGCAGCAGACAAGGACGCCTACTGGCGGAGGGACCATTCGTGGCTGGGCGGGCCTGCGGAGCAAGCCTGGTTGCTGTGCACGCCGCCGGGTCCGCACCTGCACGCGGCGGCAGCACAGTGGTCGACCTGGGCCAATGGCGAGTGCGAGTTGCCCCTGGTGGGCCAGATCGCGATTGGGTACTACCAGTTCGAGGTGCTGCGACCGTTCGCTGTTGGCAGCGGTCACCTGGCCCGGCTCTACATTGGACTCGAGCTGATGCGGTCCGGGGCGCTGCGGGATCAGGTCCTTCCCGTCTCGGCATGGTTTGACCGCCACCATGAGGAGTACTGTGCCCAGCTGCGTCGGGTCGTGGAGACTGGGTTGTGGGACGACTGGGTGGTGTTCATCGCCGAGGCGATCCGCCAGCAGTGCGGCGAGCAGATCCGGCTGATCAGCGAGCTGGAAAGGCTGCGGTCCCAGCATCTGGCCCACATCGGCAGTGGTGGATCAGTTCGTCAGGTCGCGGCCGGTCTGATCGGTCACCCGGTCACTAATCACCGCCAGATCGCCCAGCGGTACGGCATCTCGCTGAAGAGCGCGACGGAGGTATGTCGCCGTCTCGTCGCGAGCGGAATTCTCTCCTTGTGGAAGCACCGCCGTTACCGGAAGGTCTTCATCTGCCCCGAGATGATAGACCTGCTGACCTGCAACGAGCCCTTCCCTCCCGAAGCCGACAGGGAAGTCTTCACCCCCGCTCCGTGA
- a CDS encoding WXG100 family type VII secretion target gives MEQIAVDFRALEEGEDALRRAVDEIDFQLTELESVVARLLGSWSGEAADAYQAAQTEWDQAVAAMRETVREMHQLLVTAHGNQASAVRANAHVWEV, from the coding sequence GTGGAACAGATCGCGGTGGATTTCCGCGCTCTGGAGGAAGGCGAGGACGCGCTTCGGCGGGCGGTCGATGAGATCGATTTCCAACTGACCGAGCTCGAGAGTGTGGTGGCGCGACTGCTGGGTTCGTGGAGTGGTGAGGCGGCAGACGCTTACCAGGCCGCTCAGACGGAGTGGGATCAGGCCGTGGCGGCGATGCGGGAGACCGTGCGCGAGATGCACCAGCTCCTGGTGACCGCACATGGCAATCAAGCCTCAGCGGTGCGTGCGAACGCCCACGTCTGGGAGGTCTGA
- a CDS encoding colicin D domain-containing protein, protein MSAPLPPLAPAPEPGPGIPVDVRPEDYYRVAQDFVDGQNQVMRSYETLTRSLDALSGAAGNDEPAQKFSESYTPAVRTLFAGFVRLHELLGGIARGLAISADNHRRADAEAAGVDPGEGFAPLWPDKCPAASEPPPILGDGDTNLLAKISDWVNPYYPNGHVDKMHDVATAFAAARDSLNDIANDLHARLQSLASNNITEDLDALESFWQKVAAGDDTLISALPATCDALANSCSDYAISVKRTRNTIGDIVEETSLELAAVTGIAFVASLLTTPVGGFAVEGGAGAAVLDAAGVRMAAVATEFVITLGGAVTTVAAVEANATLAMTINNTPDPNVTQTETTQVGERAGTSETTAPELKIDRKQIEKKYDRHAPDFGVDKPRSKEAFDEFEKAIRDFTQRPDLERMSGTYRGDPVFFQVDKNTGLFVMQKPTGEFLSGWRLNPDQLTNVLTRGKL, encoded by the coding sequence ATGTCCGCACCTCTGCCTCCGCTGGCACCGGCACCGGAGCCAGGTCCGGGGATCCCGGTTGATGTGCGTCCAGAGGACTACTACCGGGTCGCCCAGGATTTCGTCGACGGCCAGAACCAGGTCATGCGCAGCTACGAGACTCTCACCCGTAGCCTTGATGCGCTCAGTGGTGCAGCGGGCAATGACGAGCCCGCACAGAAGTTCTCCGAGTCCTACACCCCCGCGGTGCGCACCCTCTTCGCCGGGTTCGTGCGGCTTCACGAGCTGCTGGGTGGAATCGCCCGCGGTCTCGCGATTTCGGCTGACAATCACCGCCGGGCCGACGCCGAGGCCGCCGGTGTCGATCCAGGCGAGGGCTTCGCTCCACTGTGGCCGGACAAGTGTCCCGCCGCCAGCGAGCCTCCTCCGATCCTGGGTGATGGGGACACGAACCTGCTGGCCAAGATCTCGGACTGGGTCAACCCCTACTACCCCAACGGCCACGTCGACAAAATGCACGACGTCGCCACCGCGTTCGCCGCAGCACGCGACAGCCTCAACGACATAGCCAACGACCTACACGCCCGATTGCAGTCGCTGGCCAGCAACAACATCACCGAAGACCTCGACGCGCTGGAGTCGTTCTGGCAGAAGGTCGCCGCCGGCGACGACACACTCATCTCCGCACTTCCCGCCACGTGTGATGCGCTGGCGAACAGTTGCAGCGACTACGCCATCTCGGTCAAACGCACCCGCAACACCATCGGCGACATCGTTGAGGAAACAAGCCTGGAGCTCGCCGCCGTCACCGGCATCGCGTTCGTCGCTTCCCTGCTGACCACACCGGTCGGAGGTTTTGCGGTGGAAGGCGGTGCCGGGGCCGCGGTCCTGGACGCCGCGGGTGTGCGGATGGCCGCAGTCGCCACAGAGTTCGTGATCACCCTCGGCGGCGCGGTCACGACCGTGGCCGCCGTCGAAGCCAACGCCACCCTGGCCATGACCATCAACAACACCCCCGACCCCAACGTCACCCAGACCGAAACCACCCAGGTCGGCGAACGGGCCGGCACCAGTGAGACTACCGCACCGGAACTCAAGATCGACCGCAAACAGATCGAGAAGAAATACGACCGACACGCACCCGACTTCGGCGTCGACAAACCACGCAGCAAAGAAGCCTTCGACGAGTTCGAGAAAGCTATCCGCGACTTCACCCAACGCCCCGACCTCGAGCGCATGTCCGGCACCTACCGCGGAGACCCGGTGTTCTTCCAAGTCGACAAGAACACAGGACTGTTCGTCATGCAAAAACCCACCGGCGAGTTCCTCAGCGGCTGGCGACTCAACCCCGACCAGCTCACCAACGTCCTGACCAGAGGAAAGCTATGA
- a CDS encoding colicin immunity domain-containing protein, translating to MSNDVADYVGLIRAFTSGKISARRFEEQYMAMFKAATRHFPEPIYEILNDLFLDCDEYVADPDLRDEDDLDDQQLHERATQALTKLETGPTTN from the coding sequence ATGAGCAACGACGTCGCCGACTACGTTGGGCTCATCCGCGCCTTCACATCGGGCAAGATCTCAGCGCGCCGGTTCGAGGAACAGTACATGGCGATGTTCAAAGCAGCGACCCGCCACTTCCCCGAGCCCATCTACGAGATCCTCAACGACCTGTTCCTCGACTGCGACGAATACGTCGCCGACCCCGACCTCCGCGACGAAGACGACCTCGACGACCAGCAACTCCACGAACGCGCGACCCAAGCCCTGACCAAACTGGAAACCGGCCCCACCACGAACTGA